GGCGGGAAGGCCGGAATGTCAGGAGTCCAGTCCGCGGGCAGGACTTCTGGCTCTCGGGGATCATTGATCCAGGTGCAGAAGGGGCTGGTACTCGGCGAGCCCTTGAAGGCGAACAGCATATCGCGCGCGTGATTTCGGAACTGTCGAGCCGCGATCTCTTGCTTTCTGGCCTGCGCGAGTTCTCGTCCAGCGTCGTTGATGACGCGCTGTTCTCGATTGTGGCTGCGTGCCTGCGTGATTCGTAGACTTCGTCGCTTGAACGTGTTCAGTCCGCGGGGCACGGGTGCGACACACGCGGGCCCGCGTGGCTGTGGAAAAAGGTCACCGCCGGCCGGGCTGGTTTTGTAAATGCGCCCGGTGGGTGACGTCCAGATGACGGTCCCGTCGGTCAGTTGAGCATCGCGCCATGCACCGAAAGTCTTGAGTCGATGATGTTGGCGGCAAAGGCATTTGAGATTTTGCGCCGTAGTCGGTCCACCGGCGGCCGGGTTCTCGTGATTGAACGGGACGGTATGGTCGATGTCGCAAACAGAGGCGGGCCGACTACATCCGGGAAAGCGGCAGGTGAGATCCCGGCTGCGGATCGCCCGCTCGAGCGCTGCCGATGGTTGATAACGCAGCGCCTCCAGTGGGCTAATGGTCGGATCGGCGACCAGTTGTGTTGCAGAGTGCGCCAATTCACGAACCTGCTCGGCGTCGATGATGCCGTAACCTTCGAGGTAACCGGGCTGCGTGCCATTGGCCAGGACGGTTTGATCGCTGGCGACGACGTTGATCACCACCCGTGCGCTGCCTCGATCGCATTCGGAGGCTTCGACGGGTGGTCCGGCGGCGCAACCCGATTGCCCGCAAGCGCACCGGAGGCGGTGGCCCTGCGTCAGCGCGGCGAGCGCATCGGCGCGGCGTTGATCGAATGTCCGAGGGTCCGCCGGACACACCTGCTTGGCAAGTTCGGAGAGTCGGCGATCAAAGGCCGTCGCGGCCGCCGCACCCACGGTGCCGTAGATGTCGGCCATCCCGTTGGCCAGCGGCGCGATCGCGATGTGGCGATCTTTCTCGGCGCCGGCGCGGCGCTCACGGGCGGCATCGGGGTCCACGGCGCGCACCGTGGCATCGACGGCGTTGACGATGCGCTGCCTCGACCAGCTGTGCCAGTTGCCGATACGGGTAGCCAGCGACTGGTCAAGCCGGGCGACCAGCTCAGCGTCGGTGACCAGATCTGTGCGTCTGATGATCAATTGCACAGTGCGCCAATCGGTTTGCCCTTCTGCCAGCAGGGCCGCGATCTGGGGCAGTCTGGTGTGCAGGGCATCGGCATCCGATACCAGGTAACTGGCCGCTATGGGAGACAGGTTCATAGCGGCGGCCACCTCGGCCGAGGTCTGCTCGAACCCGTCGATCACCGCGTACCGGTGTTGAGCCTCGGTCCGCTCGGTCGCGGCGAGTCGGTGCCGCAGCAAGGCCGCGACGGCTGCCAGCCGACGCGCAACCAACGTCGACTCCTGCCGATGTGTCGATTCGACGACCTCGATCAATGCGGCCGGATCGGTCATGCAATCGAACATACATTCGATAATAGCCCCGACGTCCGACAAGTTTGCGGAGCGCGAAACCCGTGGGCCTAAGGCGTAACGAGGATCTTGCAGTGCCGCTCGGGGTCGGCGAGGTCGTCGAAGGCCGCGCCGACCTCGTCCAGGCCCACCTCGCCGGTGATCAACGGGCTGACATCGATTTCACCCTCGGCCAGCGAGCGCAGCGACTCGGCGAATTCCTCGGGGCCATAGGCCAAACAGAATTGGACGTTGATCTCTTTGGCAATCGCGAAGAAAGGATGGAAGGTGTCGGCCTCCATGCACACTCCGGCGACGACCAGCCGGGTGCCCGCCCGCGCCCGCAAGAGCACATCGTCGATGATTCCCGGTACGCCAATCGCCTCGAACACTACCGCGGGCTTGACCGTGTCGAATGGCGAACCCTGCGCGGCATCCAGTGTCTGATGCGCGCCCATCGTGGCGGCAAGCTCTCTGCGTTTTGGCGAAAAGTCGGATGCCACAATATTTTCCACGCCGCGCGCCCGCAGGGATGCGATGATCGCGATGCCGATCGGGCCGCAGCCCAGCACCAGAGCGGTCTCGCCCGGCTCGATGTTCGATTTGTTGACGGCGTGTAGCCCGACCGCCATCGGTTCGGTCAGGGCGGCGTGTTTGAGGTCCAGGCCATTGGGGATCGGCAGCAGCAGCGCAGCAGAGAGCAGCATCCGTTCGGCATAGCCGCCGATGGTGTGGTTGCTGTAGACGATGGGTTCTACGCCCTTGGCGGACAACAAAACCGGGATCGACGTGACGAGGGAACCGGGCGGATGGGTGTCGGTGTCGGGTCCGGCTTCGAGCACCTCGGCGCTGAATTCGTGGCCCATGAAGATGTCGCGCTTCAGGTCGACGTTCAGGCCGCCCGCACCACGTGCGACCCGTTCGGTCATCTCCATCACCCGTTCGCCGTGCTTGGCGAAATGCAGGTCGGAGCCGCAGATTCCGCAGGCCTTGATGGCCACCAGCACCTGGCCGGATTCGGGTACCGGATCCGCAACGTCGTCTCGATAGACCATCCGGCCGTCGCGCAGCACCGAGGCGCGCATCAGGTCGCCGCCCCTTCGTGCTCGCCGACGTGCTCGGTGATGGCTTTCACGACGGCCTCGCCGGCGCGGCCGATCAATTGGTCGCGATGATCTTTGGCCCAGTCGTGCGAGGCCCGCGATGCCGCCAGCTGTCCCTTGAAGTGAGGAATCACCTTGCGGGCCATCAGATCATAGGAGTGGTAGGTCGCTTCGGGCGAGGCCCAGTCATGACCGAGCATCAGCAGCGTCCCGAAGCCGCCCGACCGATCCAGCAGGTCCTCGATGTGTGCGATCGCCTCGTCGGGTGTGCCGATACAGCAATTCCCTTTGGCCGCATAGTCTTCGACGAACTCGTAAGGGGTCTGCGTACCCTCCACAGTGTTGGCGAGCGGGACGAATCCCGCGGCGCCGAAGTAGTTCGCGAAATCTTGCAGCCCATAAGTGCAGTCGGTGATCGCCTGTTCGCGGGTGTCGGCAATGTGCATGATGGACAGCACCCGCCAGTCGGCCCGATTCGGTTCGTCCCGCCCGACTTTGGCGGCCTGCTCGCGCACCACGTCCCAGGTGGTCTCCAGCGCGGCGAAACCGCCGGGCACCGACATCGACAGCGACAACAGCGATGTGCCCAGCGCGCCGGCCAGGCGCGGACCGGACGGTGAAATCATTGCCGCCGTGGATATTTCGGGATAGGGCCAGGTGTACGGGCGGATGTGCAGCTGTGCGTCGCGCAACGTGAACCAGTCGGTCTGACGGTCGATGCGCTCAGTGGGTCCGGCGCGGAACAATGCCAGGATCGCCTCGAGCGACTCCTGCATCATGTGCCGCTGATCGACCGGATCGATGCCCATCATGTACGCATCCGAGGGCAGCGCGCCGGGGCCGGTGCCGAACATCACCCGGCCGCGGGTCAAGTGATCCAGCAGCACCCAGCGGTCGGCCACCATCAGCGGATGGTGGTAGGGCAGCGAGACCACACCGGTGCCCAGCCGGATGTGCTTGGTCCGCTCCGCGGCGGCCGCGATGAACACCTCTGGGCAGGCGATCAACTCGTAGCCACCCGAGTGGTGTTCGCCGAACCAGGCCTCGTCGAATCCCAGGCGGTCCAGCGCAACGACACGGTCCATGTCGTATTCCAGTGCGACCGTGGGTGATTGGCCAATCGGGTGAAACGGCGTGATGAACACGCCGAAACGAAGCGGTGCGTTCACCGCAGCTCCAATCCGTTGAGAAATTCCAGCAATGCGGTGTTGACCTCGTCGGGCCGCTCTTGTTGCAGCCAGTGGCCGGCGCCCTCGATCATCAGCTGTTGGTAGGGCCCGGAGACGATCTCGGTGGCGCGGTCGGCGCGGGTGAAGGCGAGCACGGGATCGGCTGTGCCGCCGATGAACAAGCACGGCACCGAGATCTTCGTGTCGGCGAGGTCGGCGGTCAGCTCCCAGTTGCGGTCGAAATTGCGATACCAGTTCAGGCCGCCGGTGAAGCCGGTGCGGGAAAACTCGCTGATGTAGTGGTCGAGTTCGTCCTGGCTGATCCAGTCCGGCAGCGCATCGGGCTCGGGAAGGCGATCGATGAAACCCTCCGGGCCCGGTGCCACCATCCGCATCCCCGCGGCCCTGTCACCGTCTGTGCGCAGGCCGCCCATCAACCGGCGAATCGCGCGGGCAGGATCGCTGTTGAGTTCGGCGTCGGCGACGCCTGGCTCCTGGAAATACAGGATGTAGAAGAAGTTCTCGCCGAATGTCTTGCGCCAGGCCTGCGTCGGCGCCACGTGCGAGCGCGGCGTGGCCGGCACGCTCAGCGCGGCGACGGCGGCGACCCGGTCGGGATGCAGCAGCGGCGCATGCCACACCACGGGGGCGCCCCAGTCGTGGCCGACCCAGACGGCGCGCTCGGCACCGACGTCGTCGAGCAGGCCGACGATGTCGGTCGTCAGCTCGCGGATGTTGTAGGCCTCGATCGCGTCGGGGCGAGAAGAGCCGCCATACCCGCGCTGGTCGGGTGCCAGCACGTGATAGCCGGCCTCGGCGAGCACCGGAATCTGGTGTCGCCAGGAGTAGGCCAATTCAGGGAAGCCGTGAGCCAAGACAACCACCGGCGCACCGCGCTCGCCGGCTTCGACGACTCGCAGCCGCACCCCGTTGGTCTCTACTAACCGTTCGGTTGATGTGGGCACCAACACACCAAATCACAACCCCTCTGGCCTGAGAAGTAGTGAGCGGGGTTGAAAATGGCCGTTCATTTCGCGGCGGGTTCTGGTTGCCTGTAGGCGTGAGGCGGCTGGACCACATCGTGTTGTGGACGAAGAATGTTCGGGCAGCGATGGACTTCTATACGAACGTGGTCGGGCTGGCGCCGGTGCGGTTCGACGAGTTCGCGGCCGGGGAAGCGCCGTTTCCGAGCGTGCGGGTGTGCGAGGACTCGATCATCGACCTGATGCCGGCGACCGGCATCGACGCCACCGACGTGCTGACCAAGGTCGCGGGCAGCGCCGGACACCCGGTCAACCACGTCTGCCTGGCGATGTCGCGGCCGGAATACGAGGCCCTGGATCGGCGGCTGCAGGCCGCCGGTGTGGACACCAGCGCCCGCCTCGACCGCAGCTACGGAGCCCGGGGATGGGCGCCGCACATTTACTACTTCTGCGATCCGGACGGCAACGTGATCGAAGCCCGCTATTACGACTAGTCGCTCAACCGAGCGCACGAGCGGTGTCGTGCCAGTGTGGCTTCTGCCAATGCGAGGCGTCCGCGAACTCAATTTGCGGTGCTCTCGTTCCTAACGGGAACCGTCGCTCGTTGAATGGACTGGGTGGCGCCTATCCGCTGCACTCCGGTTAACCGGAGCTGGCAATCGCCACTACAGACGACGGTGGCGATCCGCTGCACTCCGGTTAACCGGAGCTGGCAATCGCCACTACAGACGACGGTGGCGATCTGCTGCACTCCGGTTAACCGGAGCTGGCAATCGCCACAGAGGTAACCTGAACTTTTCCAGCTGCGTGTATCGGGGAAGGACCTGGCCGAAACGGCCGATGATTGATGAACCGGAAAAACGTGATTCGCATAGTCACGGCAATCGCTGTGGTAGTGCTGCTCGGCTGGTCGTTCTTTTATTTCAGCGATGACACCCGCGGATACAAGCCCGTCGACACGTCGGTGGCGATGTCGCAGATCAGTGGCGACAACGTCAAGAGCGCGCAGATCGACGACCGTGAGCAGCAAGTGCGGTTGACCCTGAAGAAGGGCAACAACGACACCGACAACTCCGACAAGGTCATCACCAAGTACCCCAACGGCTACGCCGTCGACTTGTTCAACGCGCTGAATGCGAAGAACGCCAAGGTCAGTACCGTCGTCAACGAAGGCAGCATCCTGGGCGAGCTGCTGGTTTACCTGCTGCCGCTGTTGTTGCTGGTCGGGCTGTTCGTGATGTTCTCGCGCATGCAGGGCGGCGCCCGGATGGGCTTCGGCTTCGGCAAGTCGCGCGCCAAGCAGCTCTCCAAGGACATGCCCAAGACGACGTTCGCCGACGTAGCCGGTGTCGACGAGGCGGTCGAGGAGCTCTACGAGATCAAGGACTTCCTGCAAAATCCGTCGCGGTATCAGGCGCTGGGCGCCAAGATCCCCAAGGGCGTGCTGCTCTACGGGCCGCCGGGAACCGGTAAGACGTTGCTGGCCCGCGCCGTGGCCGGTGAGGCCGGGGTGCCGTTCTTCACCATCTCGGGTTCCGATTTCGTCGAGATGTTCGTCGGCGTCGGTGCCTCCCGGGTGCGCGACCTGTTCGAACAGGCCAAGCAGAACAGTCCGTGCATCATCTTCGTCGATGAGATCGACGCGGTGGGCCGCCAGCGCGGCGCCGGGCTCGGCGGTGGCCACGACGAGCGTGAGCAGACGCTGAACCAGTTGCTGGTCGAGATGGACGGCTTCGGCGATCGCGCCGGGGTCATCCTGATCGCGGCGACCAACCGGCCCGACATCCTCGACCCGGCGCTGTTGCGCCCGGGCCGCTTCGACCGGCAGATCCCGGTGTCCAACCCCGACCTGGCGGGCCGGCGTGCGGTGCTGGCCGTGCACTCGAAGGGCAAGCCGATCGCCCCGGACGCCGACCTCGAGGGGCTGGCCAAGCGGACCGTCGGCATGACCGGCGCCGACCTGGCCAACGTGATCAACGAGGCCGCGCTGCTGACCGCGCGTGAAAACGGCACCGTCATCACCGGGGCCGCCCTCGAGGAGGCCGTGGACCGCGTGATCGGCGGACCGCGCCGCAAGGGCCGGATCATCAGCGAGCACGAGAAGAAGATCACCGCCTACCACGAAGGTGGGCACACCCTGGCCGCGTGGGCGATGCCCGACATCGACCCCGTCTACAAGGTGACGATTCTGGCGCGCGGGCGCACCGGCGGACACGCCGTCGCGGTGCCCGAAGAGGACAAGGGCCTGCGCACCCGCTCGGAGATGATCGCGCAGTTGGTGTTCGCGATGGGTGGGCGCGCTGCCGAGGAATTGGTCTTCCGCGAGCCGACCACGGGCGCGGTGTCCGACATCGAGCAGGCCACCAAAACCGCGCGCGCGATGGTCACCGAATTCGGCATGAGCTCCAAACTCGGTGCCGTCAAATACGGTTCCGAGCACGGCGACCCGTTCCTGGGCCGGACTATGGGCAACCAGGCGGATTATTCGCACGAGGTCGCCCGCGACATCGACGACGAGATTCGCAAGCTCATCGAGGCCGCGCACACCGAGGCCTGGGAAATCCTCACCGAATATCGTGATGTCCTCGACACGCTGGCGGGCGAGCTGCTGGAGAAGGAAACCCTGCACCGGCCCGAGCTGGAACAGATCTTCTCCGGCGTCGAAAAGCGGCCCCGGCTCACAGTGTTCGACGATTTCGGCGGCCGCATCCCGTCGGACAAGCCGCCCATCAAGACGCCCGGCGAGTTGGCGATCGAGCGCGGGGAGCCGTGGCCGCCGCCGGTTCCCGAACCGGCTTTCAAAGCCGCCATCGCCGCGGCCAGCCAGGCTGCCGAGGCCGCGCGCGCCGAGGCCGACAGAAAAGCACACGGCCCCAACGGTTCTCAGGGCGGTCTGGGCGCCGGCGACCGCGAGGGCGCAGCGCGCCGTCCCACCCAGCCGGACTATGGCGCCCCGGCCGGCTGGTACGCGCCCGGATGGCCACCGCCACCACAGCAGCAACAACCCCAAGGCCACTGGTATCCGCCTCCGCCGCAGCCGTATTGGCCCCAGCCGGCCCCGAGTTATCCGGGCCAGCCGCGTCGTGGCCAGGGCCAGAGCCCGGGTCAGCCGTCCTACCCGCCCTATCCCCCTTACCCCCCGCCGGCGCAGCCCAGCCCGGATCCGGCAAAATCTCCTGACCAACCGGATGAGGACGTGAGCCGGCCCAATCCGCCGGCCCGAGGCTGACGAACGGAGAATTCAATGGTGCTGCCGGATACCCGGGCCGCGCTGGATCGCGTACGGGCGTTCGACCAGGCACGTGCGGAGGCGGCAGTCCGCGAGCTGTTGTACGCGATCGGCGAAGACCCCGATCGAGATGGGTTGCGGGACACTCCGGCCCGCGTGGCTCGCGCATACCGGGAGATCTTCTCCGGGCTCTACACCGACCCCTCCGATGTGCTCAACACCATGTTCGACGAACAGCACGACGAGCTGGTGATCGTCAAGGAAATCCCGCTGTACTCCACGTGCGAGCATCACCTGGTGTCGTTTCACGGGGTGGCTCACGTCGGCTACATCCCCGGCCAGGACGGCAGGGTGACCGGGTTGTCGAAAATCGCGCGGCTGGTTGACCTTTACGCCAAGCGGCCGCAGGTCCAAGAGCGGCTCACCAGCCAGATCGCCGACGCCCTGGTGAACCGGCTCGACCCACGCGGGGTGATCGTCGTGGTGGAGGCCGAGCATCTGTGCATGGCGATGCGAGGCGTGCGCAAGCCCGGCGCCACCACCACCACTTCGGCGGTCCGCGGACAATTCAAGACCGATGCCGCCTCACGAGCCGAAGCGCTCGACCTCATCCTGCGTAAGTGAATTCGCTGCCTGTGCAGGTAGTCGGGGTGGTGAACGTCACTGACGACTCCTTCTCCGACGGCGGGCGCTACCTCTGTGTTGACAACGCCGTCGCCCACGGCCTGACATTGGCGGCCGAAGGCGCGGGCATCGTCGACGTCGGCGGGGAGTCGACCCGGCCCGGTGCCACCCGGATCGATCCCCGCATCGAGAGTTCCCGCGTGGTTCCGGTTGTTAAAGAGCTTGCCGCGCAAGGCATTACCGTCAGTATCGACACCATGCACGCGGAGGTCGCGCGTGCGGCCCTGCAGAACGGCGCGCGGATCGTCAACGACGTCTCCGGTGGACGCGCCGATCCCGCGATGGCGCCGCTGGTGGCCGAAGCCGGAGTGCGGTGGGTATTGATGCACTGGCGATCGGTCTCATCCGACCGTCCGCACCAGGCCCCGCACTATCGCGACGTGGTGGCCGAGGTGCGTTCGGAATTGCTGGCCAGCGTCGAGGACGCGGTGGCCGCCGGCGTCGATCCGGCGAAGCTGGTCATCGACCCGGGGCTCGGATTCGCCAAGACGGGACAACACAATTGGGCCCTGCTGCATGCCTTGCCCGAGTTCGTGGCCACCGGGGTGCCGGTACTCCTGGGTGCCTCGCGGAAACGGTTCCTCGGTACGCTGTTGGCCGGATCGGATGGGTCGCCGCGACCGCCCGACGGGCGCGAAACGGCGACCGCGGTGATTTCCGCGCTGGCCGCCCTCCACGGGGCCTGGGGTGTGCGAGTGCACGACGTACGGGCCTCGGTCGACGCCCTCAAGGTCGTGGGTGCGTGGACCCAGACGGAGCGGACTGAGAACGATGGCTGACCGAATCGAGTTGCGCGGCTTGACAGTTCATGGCCGGCACGGAGTCTACGAATTCGAACGGGTAAGTGGGCAGGAGTTCGTCGTCGACATCGTCGCGTGGATCGACCTGGTCGACGCCGCCGCCAGCGACGACTTGGCCGACACCTACGACTACGCGACCCTGGCCGCCCGGGCCGCCGCGATCGTCGGGGGCCCCGCGCACAACCTGATCGAAACGGTGGGCGCCGAGATCGCCGACTTCGTGATGGATGACGAACGCGTGCACGCCGTCGAGGTCACGGTGCACAAGCCACATGCCCCGCTCGAGCAGCAGTTCGCCGACCTGGCGGTGGTGATCCGGCGGTCGCGCCGCGGCGGGCGCGGTTCGGTGATTCCCGTGGGCGGCGTGTGATGACGCGCGTCGTACTGTCCATCGGCTCCAACCTCGGCGATCGGCTGGCGCGGCTGCAATCGGTTGTCGACGGCCTCGGCGAAGCGCTGCTGGCTGTCTCTCCGGTGTACGAGACCGCCCCGTGGGGGCGGGTGGAGCAGGGGCCGTTCCTCAACGCGGTGCTCATCGCCGACGACCCGGGCCTCGACGGGCAGGGCTGGCTGCGCCGGGCGCAGGAGTTCGAACAGGCCGCGGGCCGCATTCGCGGCGAGCGCTGGGGCCCGCGCACCCTGGACGTGGACCTGATCGCCTGCTACTCGGCCGACGGTGAAGTGCTCAGTCGCGAAAACAACCTGACGCTGCCGCACCCGCTGGCCCATCTGCGGGCCTTCGTGCTGGTGCCCTGGCTGGCGGTCGACCCGAATGCCGTGCTCACCGTCGCCGGCGGGCCGCGTCCCGTCGCCGAACTGCTGGCCGAGCTCGACCCCGCCGATCGACAGGCCGTCCAGCCGTCGAGGAGCACCCTCGAGCACTCGTGCCCGGACGATCGAGAATCGCAGAGCTGATGGGGCCGACCAGAAAACGTGACCTGACGGCCGCTGTGGTCGGGGCTGCTTTTCTAGGGTATCTGCTGGTCAAGGTGCTGTTTCGGTGGTTTCCGCAGATCACCGTGTGGACCGGTCTGTCGCTGCTCGTCGTCGCCATCGCCGAGGCGCTGTGGGGGCGCTACGTGCGGGCCAAGGTCAACGACGGGGAAATCGGTGACGGACCCGGCTGGTTGCACCCGCTTTCGGTGGCCCGCAGCGTGATGGTCGCCAAGGCGTCGGCCTGGGTGGGGGCACTGGTGCTGGGTTGGTGGATCGGGATCCTGGTGTTTTTCTTGCCGCGCCGATCGTGGCTGCGGGTCGCCGCGGAGGACACCACCGGAACGGTGGTGGCGGCCGTCAGCGCGCTGGCGCTGTTGGTAGCCGCGCTGTGGTTGCAGCACTGCTGCAAGTCCCCACCCGATCCGACCGACCACGCCGAGGGGGCGGAAAGCTAGGACGCCCGCCGAGGTTGCGGGCGGCGACCGGGGCAGGCCAGAACTACGGGCCGATTAACAGCGATGAATCAACGAATTAACCCAGGTGAGAATCGCCGGAGTAGCGCGACACGCTCAATGACGTCGCACAGGTACAGTCAGGCCATGACCGTTCTGTCCCGCGGCGCCCGCGTACGGCGCGGCGGCCGCAGGCCGGGGTGGGTGCTCTTGACGACGTTGCTGGTCCTCGCAATAGGGGCCAGTTCCGCACTGGTTTTCACCAATCGCGTGGAACTGCTCAAGCTCGCTGTGATCCTGGCGCTGTGGGCCGCAGTCGCCGGTGCCTTCGTGTCGGTGCTGTACCGCCGGCAAAGCGACGCCGATCAATCGCGGGTGCGTGACTTGAAGCTGGTCTACGACCTGCAACTGGATCGGGAGATCTCGGCCCGCCGGGAGTACGAGTTGACCGTCGAGTCCCAGCTGCGTCGCGAGCTGGCCTCCGAGATACGCGCCCAAGCCGCCGACGATCTGGCCGCGCTGCGGGCGGAAGTCTCCGCGCTGCGGACCAGCCTGGAAATCCTGTTCGACACCGATCTCGAGCAGCGACCCGCGCTGGAGACCCTGGAGACCGATACGCCTCCCGCGCGCGCCTACAGCGACTGGGACCGCAATGGCGAAGGCGCGGGCGTCGATTGGGTGACCAGCGATCGCGTCACCTCGGTCCGTGAGGGAGCCTCGGTCAGCTCGGACGAACCCCGCACCGACGAATCCGCGATCATCGACGTGCCCGAAGAACCGCTGCTCCCGCCCCGCTCGCGGGAGCGCGCCCGGTTCCGATACGAGGGCCAGCAAGAGACGTACTACCCGCCCCCGCAGCAGGTCCAATATCCCGAGGCGCCGCCGTATGTGCCGCCGCAGGAGGTCTCGTTTGCGCCTCCGCCGATGCCCGCCGCAGCGGAGCCCGAGCAGCAGCGATACGAGTCCCAGCATTGGCAGCCGGTACCGCCCCCGGAGCCGCCGCCCGGGTTGGTGCCGGACTGGCAACCGGTCAACGCCGACGGGCTCTGGCTGCCCCCGGGCGCTCCGGGCAGAAACTGGGCCGATGTGCCCGACGCACCCGCTGCCGCGTCGTCGGGCCGCCGCCGGCGCCGGCACGCCGACTCCGGGGGGCAGGTCGACGGCCCGCCGTCATCGAACGAACCGCCGCCGCCGGCGGGCGAATCCGGTCGTAGGGCGCGCTCGCGCCACTCCGCGGAGTACCGCGACTACAGCGTCCGGAACTTCATCCCGACAAACGAGCCCGCCGCGCCGCCGCCCCCTGCCGCCGCGACCGCACCGCCCCCGCCGCCGCACACCGGCCACGTCCCGGACGACGGGGCGCCACCACCGCCGCGACTGGCTCCCCCGCCACACCTGGAGCCGGCCCCCCGCCACCTGGGCGCGGACGAGGCGTCGGACAGCGGCGGCGACGGCTCGCAATCCGGCGGTCAGTCGGTTGCCGACCTGCTGGCGCGGCTGCAGGTGCAGCCATCCGGCGGTGGCCGGCGTCGCCGCCGGGAAGGCTGAGCTGGGACATTCCTCACATTGGGGCAGCGTCGCGAATCGACTAGAGTCTTGGTGACCGTCCGGTACCCAGTAGCTGGGACTGGAACGAACGAATCAACACTGTGAGGTCGTCTGCGATGGAGCAGTTCGACGGGTTGCGCCCCGCCAGGCTCAAGGTAGGGATCATTTCGGCCGGCCGGGTGGGTACCGCCTTGGGTGTCGCGCTGGAGCGTGCTGAGCACGTCGTGGTGGCGTGCAGTGCGATCTCCCACGCGTCGCGCCGGCGGGCGGCCCACCGACTGCCCGACACGACGGTGGCCGCACCGCCCGACGTGGCCGCGGCGGCCGAACTGCTGCTGCTGGCCGTTCCCGACAGCGAACTCGCCGGCCTGGTGTCCGGGCTGGCCGCCACCTCCGCGGTGCGGGCCGGAACGATCGTGGTGCACACATCGGGAGCCAACGGGGTCGGCATCCTGGCGCCGCTGACGCGGCACGGCTGCATACCCCTGGCGATTCACCCGGCGATGACGTTCACCGGCTCCGACGAGGACATCAGCCGGCTGCCCGACACCTGCTTCGGCATCACCGCGGCCGACGCGGTCGGCCAGGCGATCGGGCAGTCGCTGGTGCTGGAGATGGGCGGCGAGCCGTTCTGCGTCCCCGAGGAGGCGCGCGTCCTCTACCACGCCGCCCTGGCCCACGCGGGCAATCACATCGTCGCGGTGCTGGCCGATGCGC
The Mycobacterium sp. 050128 genome window above contains:
- a CDS encoding alpha/beta fold hydrolase codes for the protein MPTSTERLVETNGVRLRVVEAGERGAPVVVLAHGFPELAYSWRHQIPVLAEAGYHVLAPDQRGYGGSSRPDAIEAYNIRELTTDIVGLLDDVGAERAVWVGHDWGAPVVWHAPLLHPDRVAAVAALSVPATPRSHVAPTQAWRKTFGENFFYILYFQEPGVADAELNSDPARAIRRLMGGLRTDGDRAAGMRMVAPGPEGFIDRLPEPDALPDWISQDELDHYISEFSRTGFTGGLNWYRNFDRNWELTADLADTKISVPCLFIGGTADPVLAFTRADRATEIVSGPYQQLMIEGAGHWLQQERPDEVNTALLEFLNGLELR
- a CDS encoding LLM class flavin-dependent oxidoreductase, yielding MNAPLRFGVFITPFHPIGQSPTVALEYDMDRVVALDRLGFDEAWFGEHHSGGYELIACPEVFIAAAAERTKHIRLGTGVVSLPYHHPLMVADRWVLLDHLTRGRVMFGTGPGALPSDAYMMGIDPVDQRHMMQESLEAILALFRAGPTERIDRQTDWFTLRDAQLHIRPYTWPYPEISTAAMISPSGPRLAGALGTSLLSLSMSVPGGFAALETTWDVVREQAAKVGRDEPNRADWRVLSIMHIADTREQAITDCTYGLQDFANYFGAAGFVPLANTVEGTQTPYEFVEDYAAKGNCCIGTPDEAIAHIEDLLDRSGGFGTLLMLGHDWASPEATYHSYDLMARKVIPHFKGQLAASRASHDWAKDHRDQLIGRAGEAVVKAITEHVGEHEGAAT
- a CDS encoding HNH endonuclease signature motif containing protein, which codes for MFDCMTDPAALIEVVESTHRQESTLVARRLAAVAALLRHRLAATERTEAQHRYAVIDGFEQTSAEVAAAMNLSPIAASYLVSDADALHTRLPQIAALLAEGQTDWRTVQLIIRRTDLVTDAELVARLDQSLATRIGNWHSWSRQRIVNAVDATVRAVDPDAARERRAGAEKDRHIAIAPLANGMADIYGTVGAAAATAFDRRLSELAKQVCPADPRTFDQRRADALAALTQGHRLRCACGQSGCAAGPPVEASECDRGSARVVINVVASDQTVLANGTQPGYLEGYGIIDAEQVRELAHSATQLVADPTISPLEALRYQPSAALERAIRSRDLTCRFPGCSRPASVCDIDHTVPFNHENPAAGGPTTAQNLKCLCRQHHRLKTFGAWRDAQLTDGTVIWTSPTGRIYKTSPAGGDLFPQPRGPACVAPVPRGLNTFKRRSLRITQARSHNREQRVINDAGRELAQARKQEIAARQFRNHARDMLFAFKGSPSTSPFCTWINDPREPEVLPADWTPDIPAFPPLPDDPPF
- a CDS encoding zinc-binding dehydrogenase, translated to MRASVLRDGRMVYRDDVADPVPESGQVLVAIKACGICGSDLHFAKHGERVMEMTERVARGAGGLNVDLKRDIFMGHEFSAEVLEAGPDTDTHPPGSLVTSIPVLLSAKGVEPIVYSNHTIGGYAERMLLSAALLLPIPNGLDLKHAALTEPMAVGLHAVNKSNIEPGETALVLGCGPIGIAIIASLRARGVENIVASDFSPKRRELAATMGAHQTLDAAQGSPFDTVKPAVVFEAIGVPGIIDDVLLRARAGTRLVVAGVCMEADTFHPFFAIAKEINVQFCLAYGPEEFAESLRSLAEGEIDVSPLITGEVGLDEVGAAFDDLADPERHCKILVTP
- a CDS encoding VOC family protein, producing the protein MRRLDHIVLWTKNVRAAMDFYTNVVGLAPVRFDEFAAGEAPFPSVRVCEDSIIDLMPATGIDATDVLTKVAGSAGHPVNHVCLAMSRPEYEALDRRLQAAGVDTSARLDRSYGARGWAPHIYYFCDPDGNVIEARYYD
- the ftsH gene encoding ATP-dependent zinc metalloprotease FtsH translates to MNRKNVIRIVTAIAVVVLLGWSFFYFSDDTRGYKPVDTSVAMSQISGDNVKSAQIDDREQQVRLTLKKGNNDTDNSDKVITKYPNGYAVDLFNALNAKNAKVSTVVNEGSILGELLVYLLPLLLLVGLFVMFSRMQGGARMGFGFGKSRAKQLSKDMPKTTFADVAGVDEAVEELYEIKDFLQNPSRYQALGAKIPKGVLLYGPPGTGKTLLARAVAGEAGVPFFTISGSDFVEMFVGVGASRVRDLFEQAKQNSPCIIFVDEIDAVGRQRGAGLGGGHDEREQTLNQLLVEMDGFGDRAGVILIAATNRPDILDPALLRPGRFDRQIPVSNPDLAGRRAVLAVHSKGKPIAPDADLEGLAKRTVGMTGADLANVINEAALLTARENGTVITGAALEEAVDRVIGGPRRKGRIISEHEKKITAYHEGGHTLAAWAMPDIDPVYKVTILARGRTGGHAVAVPEEDKGLRTRSEMIAQLVFAMGGRAAEELVFREPTTGAVSDIEQATKTARAMVTEFGMSSKLGAVKYGSEHGDPFLGRTMGNQADYSHEVARDIDDEIRKLIEAAHTEAWEILTEYRDVLDTLAGELLEKETLHRPELEQIFSGVEKRPRLTVFDDFGGRIPSDKPPIKTPGELAIERGEPWPPPVPEPAFKAAIAAASQAAEAARAEADRKAHGPNGSQGGLGAGDREGAARRPTQPDYGAPAGWYAPGWPPPPQQQQPQGHWYPPPPQPYWPQPAPSYPGQPRRGQGQSPGQPSYPPYPPYPPPAQPSPDPAKSPDQPDEDVSRPNPPARG